GCTGCTGAACGGTGCGGGCGAGACCGTGGGCGCAGCCCTGGTGGCGCACCCGGCCACGGCGGGTGTGTGTTTCACCGGCAGCACCCAGGTGGCCAAGATCATCCACAAGACCCTGGCGCAGAGCGGTGGGGACCGTGTGCTGATCGCCGAGACCGGCGGCCTGAACGCCATGGTGGTGGACAGCACGGCCCTGCCCGAGCAGGTGGTGGACGCCGTGGTGCAGAGCGCCTTCCGTTCGGCCGGCCAGCGCTGCTCGGCCCTGCGCCTGCTGTGCGTGCACGAGGCCGTGGCCGATGGCGTGATCGAGATGATCAAGGGCGCGTTGGCCGAGTTGCGCGTGGGCGACCCCGCCAACCTGGCCACCGATGTGGGCCCGCTGATCGACGCCGAGGCCTTCACCGGCATCAGCGCCCAGGTGGCGCGCCTGCACCGCGAGGCGCAGCTGATTGCCGAGGGTCGGGTGCAGGACGGGCAGGTGCCCAATCTGCTGCCCCCCATCGCCTTCGAGGTGCGCGACATGGCCGAGCTCAAGACCGAGATCTTCGGTCCGGTGCTGCATGTGCTGCGCTGGAAGGGCGAGCCCGATGCCGTGATCGAGCGCATCAACGCGCTGGGCTATGGCCTGACCCTGGGCATCCAAACCCGCATCGACACCCGGGCCGAGCGCCTGGCCGACTTGGCCGCCATCGGTAATGTCTATGTGAACCGCAACATCATCGGCGCCGTGGTGGGCGTGCAGCCCTTTGGCGGCGAAGGCCTGAGCGGCACCGGCCCCAAGGCCGGCGGCCCCAACTACCTGTGGCGCTTTGTGCGGCCCCAGGCCCTGCCGGGTCGCCCCGCCGCCGCGTCCGCGTTGCCCGAGGCCCTGGCCACGCGCCTGCGCATCCTGCAATCGGTGTTGCCCGACCAGGCCACCCTGATGGCCCAGGCCGCGCCGCGTCTGCTGACCCAGGCCCTGCCGGGGCCGACCGGCGAACGCAACGAGCTGCGCCTGCACCCGCGCGGCCATGTGGTGGGCCTGGTGAGCGCCGAGGCGGGCGCGGGCTGGCGCGCTCCGCTGGCCCTGGCCCTACTGGCGGGCAACCGCGTCACCCTGGTGGGCGCGCCGGCGGCGCTCAAGCCCTGCTGTGAACTGCGCAGCCAGCTGCAGTCCCAAGGGGCTGGTGAGTGGTTGGCCTGTCAGGACCACGAGCCGGGTCAGTGGACCGAGTGGCTCTCCCACGCCGCCCTGGATGCCGCCTTTGTGGCGGGGGTGGGCGCCGCGCACCAGGCGGCGTTGCGCAGTGCGCTGGCGGCCCGCGCCGGCGCCATCCTGCCCCTGGTAGTGGAAAGCGACGCGCTGCAGGCCCAGCAAGTGATCCGCTTCGCGGCCGAGCAGACCCTGACCGTCAACACCGCGGCAGCGGGCGGCAATGCCGCGCTGCTGGCTGGGTTGCAGTGAACTGCGTGGCGGAAACCTTGGAAAGCCGGATCAAGCTGCGGCGCCTGCAGCCCGCTGATTTGCAGGCTTTCCAGGCCTACCGGCGCGACCCCGAGGTGGCGCGCTTCCAGGGGTGGTCTGCGCAGAGCGACGCGGCGGCGCTGGCCTTTCTGGACGCCATGGCCGAGGCGCCCCCGTTCCCGCGCGGATCATGGTGGCAGCTGGGCGTTGCGGAGCGTGCCAGCGGGCGCCTGATCGGCGATATCGGCGTTTGCCGCGACCCCGATGGCCTGGGCGTCGAGATCGGATTCAGCCTGGCGCGCAGCGCTCAAGGCCAGGGCCTGGCGCAGGAAGCCCTGCAGGCGCTCTTCGTGCGCCTGGGCCATCTGGGCGTGCAGCAACTGCGCGCCCACACCGACGCCCGCAACCACGCCTGCATCGCGCTGCTGCGGCGCCTGGGCTTTGCCGAGACCGGCCGCGAATGGGCCGAGTACAAGGGCGAGCGGTGCGAGGAACTGCGGTTTGAGCGGGTGGTGGGAGTGGGGTGAGCGGGGCGCAAGGGGCCGCTCGGTCGGGTCGCAGTGGATGCCCGCACCCGGCTATTTGCGGACGCTTAACGGCTGCTTTCGGCGCATTAAGCTGGTCAGGTGGAAATGCTTCTGGCTTCTTTCATGACTGATGCAACTCCCTTAGATCCGCCGGCTATCAAGGATGAGAAAGAAGTCCATCCCATTGCCTGCGAATGGCGGGCCATGTTGCGTGAGGTCGTTATGCGCTTCGCGCGTCGCGACTACGACCTTGAAGGCGGGATTGTTGGTGTCGAGCCGGTCTCACCCGAGACTGCCCAACACATTCGCGGTTCAGTCGAGGACTATGGCGCGACTCTGATTGAGCTGCCTGAGGAGGCGTGGCAGACGTCCATATCGCAGTGGTCTGGCACCCACTGGAACATCCTCTTGGATCTGTGGACGGCCGAAGAAGGTCCAAGTGATCTTGTGCTTGGCGGTCGAATCACTGAGTCGGAGTTCGGACCGCGCCTGTCCATTCACATGGTTTACGTTCCTTAGGTCAGATGTTGTTTGGCCTCTTCCGTCCTGAGCCGCTTTCGCTGTTCGAGGCCGCTTCGGGTCGATAGCTGTCGGCGGTCGCACCTGACTCGCGCAGTTGCTCTCAACCTGAACCAACTGCTCCTCGCCGTGAACGGGTGAGGACCTTGCCAGTCGTTGAAGTAGGTCGGTCAATCCGGAGCGCGGGCGCATGGTGGGCAGCGCAGTGAAGTCAAGGGGGAGACGCGGCCGTTCAGGCCGGCGGCGGCGGACATGAGCGGAGCTGCCCGCCATGCGTCCGCGCGGCGCTCGGTCGGCGCAGCATGGGTCCATTCGCTGTTCAATGGCTAAAATGGCCAAACCCATTGGGAGACAGCATGCGCGTCACCGCCACAGAAGCCAAGAACCGCTTTGGCAGCCTCTGCGCCCAGGCCAAGCGCGAGCCCGTGTTCGTGGAAAAGGCGGGCCAACTCGACACCGTGATCCTCTCGGCCGAGCAGTACCAGGCCCTGAAGGCCAACCAAGACAGGGCAAGACTCGCCGCGCGCAAGAAGGCGTTCGAAGCCGAGTACGGTGATTGGATTGCCGAACAGAACGCTCGTTTCGAGACACACGGCATTCCTGGCGCTGACTTGCGCCCTTGGTGAGAGGCCGATGGCCCAGTACGACGTCTTCACCAACCCCAGCGGCAGTGCGGCGGAAGGCATCCCCTACGTGGTGGTGGTCCAGAGCGATCTGCTGGAGGCCTTGGCCACGCGGCTGACGATGCCGCTGGCCGAGCTCGATGTCGCGACCAAGGTGCCGACCGCGCTATGTCCAGTCATCATGGTGAAAGGCCAGCGGCTGCATGCGCTGGCGCACTACGCGGCACCTTTGCCAGCGAAGGCCTTGCGACGACCGGTGGAAAACGTCGCCTCGCAGGCCAGCGCGCTGATCTCGGCCTTGGACGCGGTGGTGTCGGGAATCTAGGGAAGGGCTGCACGGGGCCTTGCAGAACCTTCCTGGTTCGTGCCGATCGATCAGGCCGCTTCGCGGCCCGGGAGCGCCCCCATCCCCAGCGATAATGCCCCATGCTGACCACCCCCGACCTGCGCCTGCGCCACACCCGCCCCGACGAACTCGATGCCGTCATCGAGCAGATGAATGATCTGGAGCGCCGGGGGCCCTATCTGCCCAGCCAGTTGGCCTCGCCCCAGCAGCTGCGCAAGGACTTTGCCGACAACGGCTGGTGCACCGAGGCCAGTGAGCGCCTGTTGATCGTCGATGCCCAGGACCAGGTGCTGGGCATGGTGCGGCACTTCAAGTCCACGCCCTACTACGACGCACGCGAGATCGGCTACAGCCTGTTCGCCGCCGAGCAGCGCGGGCGGGGGCTGACGACGCGGGCGGTGCGCCTGTTGGTGGACTATGTGTTCAATGCGCTGCCGCTGAACCGCCTGGAGATTCGCGCCAATGTGGCGAATACGGCCTCGATGCGGGTGGCCGAAAAGCTGGGATTCCGCCAGGAGGGCGTGGCGCGCGGCGCAGTGTTTGTGCGCGGTGCCTACGTCGATATGGCGGTCTATGCTCTTCTGCGTCAAGAATGGGTGAGCGGGCGCCAAGGGCATTGATCGGCGTGCAGTGCGCTGAAATTTGCCGGTGGTAGAACCGCGCCCCTTTCCCTGTCGCCAACGAGCCGCCCGATGAACCTGAGCCCTGAACGTCTGCAAGGCATCCGCCGTGGTGTGGAGAAGGAGAGCCTGCGTGTGCTGGCTGGCAATGGCCTGGCGCTGACGCCCCATCCGCTGGCTCTGGGCTCGGCGCTCACGCATCCGCACATCACCACCGACTTCAGCGAGAGCCAGTTGGAACTGGTGACCGGCGTGCATGCGCGGGCCGAAGGGGTGGTTCGCGAACTTACCGAGCTGCACCAGTTCGTTTACCGCGCCATCGGCGAGGAGCGCCTGTGGGTGGGCTCCATGCCCTGTGGCCTGCCCACCGACGAGACCATCCCCATCGGTCGCTATGGCACCTCCAACATCGGGCGCGCCAAGTCGGTCTACCGCATGGGGCTCGGGCATCGCTATGGCCGGCGCATGCAGACCATCTCGGGCATCCACTACAACTGGTCGCTGCCGGGTCTCTCAAGCGACGACTACTTCGCGCTGATCCGCAACTTCCGCCGCCACAGCTTTCTGCTGCTGACCCTGTTCGGCGCCTCGCCAGCGGTGTGCAGCAGCTTTGTCGAGGGGCGCGAGCATGGCTTGCAAAGCCTGTCGGCCGAGCATCCGCACACCCTGCAGCTGCCCTATGCCACCTCGCTGCGCATGGGCCGGCTGGGCTATCAGAGCGACGCCCAGTCCAGCCTTGCGGTCAGCTACAACTGCCTGGAAAGCTATGCCGGTTCTCTGCAGGGCGCGCTCACGAAGCCCTATGGGCCTTACGAGCGCATTGGCGTGCGCAATCTGGGCGGCGAGTACAACCAGCTCGCCACCAGCCTGCTGCAGATCGAGAACGAGTTCTACGGCACCATCCGGCCCAAGCGCGTGATCCGCCCCGGCGAGCGCCCCTTGCATGCCCTGCGCGAGCGCGGCGTCGAGTACATCGAGGTGCGCTGCATGGACCTCGACCCCTTCGAGGATGTGGGCATCGCGGCCAGCACGATGAAGTTCCTGGACGTCTTCCTGCTGCATTGCCTGACCAGCGACAGCCCGCCCGACAGCCCGGAGGAAATTGCCGCGCTGGCGCGCAATCAGCAGCGCACCGCCTCGCGCGGGCGCGAGCCCGGTTTGAAGCTGGAGCGTGCAGGGTCCGAGGTGGCCCTGATGGATTGGGCCGCGGAAATCCTGGAAGCCTGCGAGCCGCTGGCGCGTCAGCTCGATGCGGCCTTGGGCGAGTCGGGCCACCGCGAGGCGCTGGCCCAGGCCCGCGAGCGCCTGGCCCAGCCCGACCGCCTGCCCTCGGCCCGCGTGCTAGCTGGCTTGCACGCGCAGGGCGGCTACACCCGCTTCACGCGCGCGCAGGGCGAGTCCATCCGCAATCGCATCCTGGCGCTGCCGCTGGATGCCGCCGTGCAGGCGCGCCTGCTGCGTGAGGCGGCCGATTCGATTGCCGAGCAAGAACGCATCGAGGCCGCTGACACGCTGGGTTTCGAGGACTTCCGCCAGCGCTATCTGGCGGCCGAGACCTTGGGGGAGCCCGAGCAGGGTCTCGATCGAGGGTGCCCGGAGCGGCAATCGCATTGACCTCGCGACGGGCTGGCCTCCGCCCGGGTGGGCGGCCGGCAGGCTTCGCCGTCGCGACGGGCCCGTTCAGTGCTCGCGCAGCAAGCCGTCCAGGGCCCAGCGCTGCAGCCAAGCCACGGCCTGGGGCAAGCGTGTCTCGCCTTGCAGGGCCAGCCAGTCGGCCAGGCTGAGGGGCTCTTGCAGCGCGACGCAGAGGGCCTGGGCCTCGTCGGCCTCCAGGCTGCGCCATTGCGTCTTGTGTTCGTGTCGCCACACCAGCAACTGATGCGCCAGCGCTTCGGGCTCGGGCAGCTCGGCCTCCTGGCCGGATTCGCGGGCCGCGGTCAGCGCATGCCAGGTTGGGCCCACGGCCCATTGCAGCCCGAGGAGCTGCACATGGGGCTGGGGCTTCAGGATCTGCGTGGCCCAGGCTTCTGGCGCCAGCGCAGCCAAGGTTTCGGGGTCCAGGGTCGGGTGCTCGGCCGCATCGAAAGCGCCGCGCAGCGCCCAGTCCAGGCGCGCCAGATCGGCCAGGGCGGGATGGGGGAGATCGGCCCAGCGGTCCATGAAGACCGGCATGGCATGGCCAAACCAGCGGATCGAGGGTTCGGTGGGTGGATGGGTTTGCAGATAGGCCCGAGCCAGTTCATCAAAGGCCGCATCACCCAGGGCCTGGGCCAGGGCGCCGTAGTTGTCAGCCAGGGCTTCGCTCAGACGGGTCGGGTAGGCATGCTGGTAGGCACGCAGGCCGCGCTCCGCCAGGCGGCCGCGCAGCAGTCCGGCCGGGGGCACACCGCCTTCGCGCACCGCGGTCTGGAACTGGGCCTGGATGTGTTCGAGCGTCATGTCGGCACTCATGCGAACACGCTGCGGGCGCAGGCCCGCACGGCGTCCAGTTCCTGCAGCAATTCGGCCAGCGCCGGGATGTGGTCGTCGCGTTCGATCATGGTCGGCACGGCGCGGTCCAAGTGCTGCAGGGTGTGGGTGTAGAGCGCGAACACTTCCGCGCGGATCGGGTGGTCATGGGTGTCGATCACCAGATCGCCCTGATCCTCATGCCCGGCCAGATGGATCTGCACCACGGCCTCGGGCGGGATGGCTTGGATGAAGGCCTGGGCATCAAAGCCGTGGTTGCGGTGGCTCACATAGACGTTGTTCACATCCAGCAGCAAGCGGCAGCCGGTCTCGCGCACCAGGGTGGCGATGAACTCGGACTCCATCATCTCGTCGGCGGCGAACTGCACATAGCTGCTGACGTTTTCGATCACCAGGGGCTGGCGCAAACGGTCCTGCACCTGCTGGATGCGCGGCCCTAAGTGGTCCAGCGCGGCACGCGAGTAAGGCAGCGGCAGCAGATCGTGCAGCTGCGCGTGGGCGCTGCCGGTCCAGCACAGATGGTCGCTGACCCAGGCCGGCTGCACGCGCTCGACCAAGGCGCAGAGATCGCGCAGATAGTCCTCGCGCAGCGGCGTGGTGGAGCCCAGATTCAGTGACACCCCGTGCAGCACGGCCGGATAGCGCGCGCGCAACTGTTCCAAGTGCCGCAAGGGCGGCCCGCCGCCGACCATGAAGTTCTCGCTGATGAACTCCAGCCAATCCGGCCGGTTCGCCCAGCCCTCATCTGCCGCTCGGACCAAGTCCGCGTAATGCTCAACGCGAGCGCCGAGGCCAAAGCCCTGAATCACGGGCGCCATGACGATGCAGTCAAGAGAAGAAAAAGGCGGCCTGAGTCGCCATCGGGGGAAAACGTGCGGGAGCGGCGTAGCGAGCGCGCCGAGGCTGGGTCGAGGACCACAGCCGTACTCCCGTACGGCGAGGACCGCAGGCCCTGCATCGGTGCGCGCAGTAGCCGAGCACGCACGTTTTTTACTTCTCTACTTTTCCGCCGGCCTTGGTGCACGCCTCGGCCGATTCCTTCTTCACCCAGCCCTGGCCCTTGCAGCCGTTCTGGCCCTTGCAGCCGCTCTTTGCGGTCTTGCACTCGCTCGTGCCTTTGCAGCCGTTTACGCCCGAACACTTGACGCTGGCGTCGGCCTTGTCGGCGGCGGCGGCGGGCATCGAGGTGGCGAACAGGGCGGCGGCCGCAGCGGCCAGGGCCAGACCAGACTTCAGATTTGCTTGCATCTCACGCACTCCTAAGGGTTGGAAGAGGGACACGCCGAAGCCGGTGCGGCAAGGCGGCGTCTGCAGCTGTCGCACCGGCGGCAGCGAACTTACTACGCAACACACGGAATGATGAGATTCAAGGGTTAACACTAAGCAGGTGCCGGTGTGTCGCGAAGGGCGAGCCCGATCCGCTATGGTGCGCGTCCGCAATCGCCAGAATGACGCTGTGCCGCCGCGCACCGCGTGATTGGAGCCCGTTCCCATGCAGATTGAATCGATCGAAATAAAGAACTACCGCCTCTTCCGGGACACCAAGCTGCGCCAGATCCCTCGTCTGTGCGTGTTGGTGGGCGCCAACGGAACAGGCAAGTCCACCCTTTTCGATGTGTTTTCCTTCCTGAAGGATGCGCTGAGCATGAACGTGGGCAAGGCGGTTTCCAAGCGCGGCGGCTACCGCGAGCTCGCCAGTAGGGGTTTTGCGCATGAGCCGATCGAAATCACGCTGCAATTCCGGCTTGAGATTACCGGCTATGAACGTCTCGTGACTTACATCCTGCGTATCGAACCGGATGCCACGGGGCGGGCCGTCATAGCACGCGAAATCCTCCGCTACAAGCGCGGCTCCTACGGGCAGCCATTCCACTTTCTGGACTTTGCACTGGGCAAGGGCTACTCGATCACCAATGAGGAAGATTTCTCCAAGCAGGAAGAGGCGCTGAACCGCGAGGAGCAGGAGTTGGATGCGCCAGACATTCTTGCGATCAAGGGTCTGGGTCAGTTTGAACGTTTCAAGGCAGCCAGTGCCTTCCGCACCATGATCGAGAACTGGCATGTGTCGGACTTCCATGTCTCCGACGCTAGACCGAGCCAGGAAGATGGTTTTGCCGAACACTTGTCGACGCGCGGCGACAACCTGCCGCTGGTGGCGAACTATTTGTTCGAACACCACCGCCCAGCTTTCGATCGCATCCTGGACGCGATGCGCCGCCGGGTGCCCGGGGTTTCCGTGGTGGAACCCAGGCAAACCGAAGATGGGCGATTGGTGCTGCGCTTTCAGGACGGCAGCTTCAAGGATCCCTTCATCGCCCGCCATGTGTCGGACGGGACGATCAAGATGTTTGCCTACTTGGTGCTGCTGAACGACCCCAAACCCTTCCCGTTGCTGGCAGTGGAGGAGCCGGAGAACCAGCTCTATATGGATTTGTTGCCGGAATTGGCGGAAGAGTTCAGGGCCTATGCAAGGCGCGGTGGTCAGGTCTTTGTGTCGTCGCACTCCCCGGACTTCCTGAATGCCCTGGGCCTGGATGAGATCTATTGCCTGCGTAAGGTGGCTGGATTCACTCAAATCACGCGGGCGGGAGACTCGCCCAATTTGTGCGCTTTGGTCGAAGCTGGTGATCTGCCGGGTTGGCTGTGGAAGCAAGGCCTGCTTGAGGGTCTCAATGCATGAGGGGACGGCTGATTTTTCTGCTGGAGGAGCCCTCCATGAAAGTGTTGCTCGAAGGCTTGCTGCCGCGCTGGTTTCCGGGCTGGCAGGTCGGTCAGCACTTTCTTTGCGTGGCGCATCAGGGCAAGAGCGATCTGGACAGCAGCGTGCCGCGCAAGTTGAAAGCTTGGCAGTATCCCGGCGACCGCTTTGTGGTGGTGCGTGACAACGACAACGCCGACTGCCAGGCGCTGAAGCGGCGCCTCTTGCAGACTTGCGAGAGTAGCGGTCGACCGGACACCTTGGTGCGTTTGGTTTGTCAAGAGTTGGAAGCGTGGTACCTGGGGGACTTGCAGGCAGTTGCGATGGCCTTTGATGCGCCCAAGCTGGACTCGCCAGCGCAGCGCAAGAAGTTTGATCAACCCGATGGCTGGCAGAAGCCATCAGTCGAGCTGGCGCGCATGGTGCCTTCGTTTCAAAAGGGTAGTGGCGCACGACGAATGGGCCAGGCACTTCGGGCGGCGACGCATAACCGTTCGGTCAGCTTTCAGCAGTTCGAGTCTGGCGTGCGTCGCATCGCCCTAGAGTTGGAGTGGTTGGGCTGAATTGAGTTCGGCGGGCAAGAAAAAGGCCCGCTGCTGGTAGCGGGCCTTCGGGGAGCGGGAGGGCTGGGGTTCAGCGCAGCACCGCCGCCATCGCGCCCGCCACCACTTCGACATTGCGGCGGTTCAGGCCGGCCACGCACATGCGGCCCGAGCGCACCAGGTAGACGGCGTGCTCGTTCTTCAGTGCATCCACTTGTTCGGGGCTCAGGCCCGTGTAGCTGAACATGCCGCGCTGGCTCAGGAAGTAGTCGAAATTGCGGCCGGGCACCTTGGTGCTGAGCACCTCGTGCAGGGCCGAGCGCATGGCCAGGATGCGCGTGCGCATGGCGGCCACTTCGTCCTTCCATTGCGCATACAGCTCGGGCGTGTTCAGCACCGTGGCCACTACCTGGCCGCCGTGCGTGGGCGGGTTGCTGTAATTGCGACGGATCATGAACTTCAGCTGGCCCAGCACTTTGTCGGCCTGGGCCGCATCGGGGCAGACCACGCTGAGTGCGCCGCCGCGCTCGCCATACAGGCTCATGTTCTTGCTGAAGCTGTTGGCCAGCAGGAAGGGGCCGCCGGCGTCGAGCAGGGTCTTGACTGCAAACAGGTCTTCATCAAGCCCGTCGCCATAGCCCTGGTAGGCCAGGTCCAGGAAGGGCAGCAGCTCGCGCTCGTTCAGCAGCTGAGCCAGGCGTTGCCACTGGCCGCGGTTCAGGTCCACGCCGGTGGGGTTGTGGCAGCAGGCGTGCAGCAGCACCACCGAGCGGGCCGGGGCCTTGTCCAGCACCTCGAGCATGCCGTCAAAGTCCAGCGCGCCGTCCTTGTAATAAGGGTAGGTGGTGGTCTCGATGCCCGAACCCTCGAACACCGCGCGGTGGTTGTCCCAGGTCGGGTTGCTTAAGAACACCTTGCTGGTCGGGAAGTGCGCGTGCAGGAAGTCGGCCGCCACCTTCAGGCCGCCCGAGCTGCCCACGCCCTGGATGGTGGCGATGCGGCCGGCGCGAACGGCCGGGTGGTCGGCGCCGAACAGCAGGTTTTGCACCGCGCTGCGGAAATTCGCCGCGCCTTCCATCGGCAGATAGGGGCGGGCCGCCGCCTTCTCCACCACCAGCTTCTCGGCCGCGCGCACCGAGGCCAGCGCGGGGATCTTGCCGTCTTCGTCGAAGTAAATGCCGATCGACAGATTGACCTTGCCCTCGCGCGGGTCCTTCTGGAAGGCTTCGTTCAGGCTGAGGATGGGGTCGCCGGCGTAGGGGGGGATGTGGGCAAACATGGCGTGGTGGGCGTGGTTTGGGGCGGGAGGGAAGTGCGGGATTATCCCGATGCCGCCCGTCTGCAGGCTTTCTCAGGCTGCACAGGCCCATTCGCCATGTGCATGGCTCCACAACAAGGCCTGGCTGCCGTCCGGTCCGTGCAGGCTCCATAGCGTGGCGGCCGACTCCGGCGCTGTGGGCGCCGCCAGGGGCTGAGCGCCGGGCGACTCGGCACAGATCCACCACAGGCCCTGTGCGCGCACCCGCTCCAAGGCCCGTTGGTGAAAGCGCGCCCGGTCTTCGGGCTGCAGATAGGCCAGCACCCAACAGGTCAGCAGCACCGGCTGCACACCGGGGGGCAGTTCCGCACGCCAGTCGTCCAGGGCCAGCAGGCCGTCGGGGTGCTGCTGGATGCGCGGGCCGCGGGTCTGGGCCCAATCCAAGGCCTGGCGCAGGCGCTCGTGGCGTGCGCGCTTGTGCGGCCACAGGCAGGCTTGCAGCCAGCGCAGCGCATCGGGGTCGTGCGCGTCAATGGGGGCCAGGTCCATGCCGGCGCGCGCCCTCAGTCGCCAGGGGCTGGGGGCCGGCGGTGTGCCGCCGCGCCAGTCGCAGTGCAGGTTCAGCCGGTGGCCGGCGCTCAGGGGTTCGCGGCGGAAGCTACCGTAGTCCACCGCGTCCTCGTCCACGCCCAGGTTCAGGCCGGCACTGGCGCCGAACTCAAACAGCGCGAGTTCGGTGTGATGCGCCCCCAGCGCATCCAGCGCCAGCCGCAGCGGGCCGCAGCGCCCGGCCTCGTTGGTTTGCGTGGCGCGGCTGCGCAGCTGCTGGCGAATGCGCGCTCGCAGCGGCCCCAGGGCCAGGGCGCGCAGGTGCAGGGGCAGCTCGGCATCGGGCGCTTGCGCGCCACCCAGGTTCGGGTAGTAGCGCGCCAGCGGCAGCGTTGGGTCGGCCAGCAGGGCATCGTGCAGAGCGGCGAGCAGCAGATTGGGGCGGGCCTGCTCGGGCGGGATCTCATCGTGCAGGGCCAGCAGCTCGGAATCGGCTGCAATGGCCCGGCAGATCGCGCCATACACCGGCTCGTCCGGGCACTCCACGGCGGCGAATTGCAGGTACTTGGCCGACCAGTCGGCGTGGCTCAGGGTGTTGGCAGGCATGGCCGCAGTGTGGCCGCGCCGCGCGCCGCAGAATGTCGGCATGCCGACATTGACCGAGCAACTCTGGCGCGTGGCGCAGGCCGAGCTGATGGGCAGCGTCGCGCTGCAGCCGCCACCCCAAGCCCTGCAGCCCGCGCTGGAGAGCCAGTTGGCCCTGCGCCGACTGCGCGCTGGCGCCCTGCTGTTCGCGGCCGGCCAGCAGCCCCAGGCCTTCTACGCGGTGCTCAGCGGTGAGATCGTGTGCAGCCTGACCGCCGCCGACGGCGCGGTCTCGGTGCTGGAGCATGTGGCGCCCACGCGCATCTTTGGCCTGGCCGCCTTTGTGACCGGCCAACCCAGCGCCTACGAGGCCCGCGCCCGTGGCGCCACCCAGTTGCTGGCGTTTTCCAATGCGGCCTATCAGGCCCTGATGGACGGCTGGCCCGGCTTTGCCCGCGCGCTGCTCGCGCATTTCGGCGCCCGCTTTGCGGGAAATCTGCGCCAACTGGAAGCCGCCCGCCACCAGTCCGCCGCCGAACGCCTGGGCCTGGCCCTGGGCCAGTTGCTGCGCCAACGCGGCGTCGTGGACGGCCCGCGCACCTGGCTGCCCGCCACCCAGGCCGAACTGGCTGCCCTGGCCGGCGTCACCCGCCAGACCGCCAACGAATGGCTGGCGCAGCAGGGCGGGGTGGCGCGGGGGTATGGGGGGATGTGGGTGGGGTGAGGGGTGGGTCGGTCAGGCGGGGCTGATTTGCAGCGGGAGCAGCCAGTCAGGTCAGCGTGTGAAACTGGAGTCACTACCTTGAGCGAGACGAAGCCAAACGAGCCGATGCGCGACTTCATCGCGCTGCGCTAGGTAGTTGTC
Above is a window of Inhella inkyongensis DNA encoding:
- a CDS encoding Crp/Fnr family transcriptional regulator, with protein sequence MPTLTEQLWRVAQAELMGSVALQPPPQALQPALESQLALRRLRAGALLFAAGQQPQAFYAVLSGEIVCSLTAADGAVSVLEHVAPTRIFGLAAFVTGQPSAYEARARGATQLLAFSNAAYQALMDGWPGFARALLAHFGARFAGNLRQLEAARHQSAAERLGLALGQLLRQRGVVDGPRTWLPATQAELAALAGVTRQTANEWLAQQGGVARGYGGMWVG
- a CDS encoding DUF2332 domain-containing protein; amino-acid sequence: MPANTLSHADWSAKYLQFAAVECPDEPVYGAICRAIAADSELLALHDEIPPEQARPNLLLAALHDALLADPTLPLARYYPNLGGAQAPDAELPLHLRALALGPLRARIRQQLRSRATQTNEAGRCGPLRLALDALGAHHTELALFEFGASAGLNLGVDEDAVDYGSFRREPLSAGHRLNLHCDWRGGTPPAPSPWRLRARAGMDLAPIDAHDPDALRWLQACLWPHKRARHERLRQALDWAQTRGPRIQQHPDGLLALDDWRAELPPGVQPVLLTCWVLAYLQPEDRARFHQRALERVRAQGLWWICAESPGAQPLAAPTAPESAATLWSLHGPDGSQALLWSHAHGEWACAA
- a CDS encoding DUF4276 family protein, producing the protein MKVLLEGLLPRWFPGWQVGQHFLCVAHQGKSDLDSSVPRKLKAWQYPGDRFVVVRDNDNADCQALKRRLLQTCESSGRPDTLVRLVCQELEAWYLGDLQAVAMAFDAPKLDSPAQRKKFDQPDGWQKPSVELARMVPSFQKGSGARRMGQALRAATHNRSVSFQQFESGVRRIALELEWLG
- a CDS encoding amino acid aminotransferase, with amino-acid sequence MFAHIPPYAGDPILSLNEAFQKDPREGKVNLSIGIYFDEDGKIPALASVRAAEKLVVEKAAARPYLPMEGAANFRSAVQNLLFGADHPAVRAGRIATIQGVGSSGGLKVAADFLHAHFPTSKVFLSNPTWDNHRAVFEGSGIETTTYPYYKDGALDFDGMLEVLDKAPARSVVLLHACCHNPTGVDLNRGQWQRLAQLLNERELLPFLDLAYQGYGDGLDEDLFAVKTLLDAGGPFLLANSFSKNMSLYGERGGALSVVCPDAAQADKVLGQLKFMIRRNYSNPPTHGGQVVATVLNTPELYAQWKDEVAAMRTRILAMRSALHEVLSTKVPGRNFDYFLSQRGMFSYTGLSPEQVDALKNEHAVYLVRSGRMCVAGLNRRNVEVVAGAMAAVLR